CAGGCGTGATGGTCCCCACTATGAGTGCTATTAGCTCGGTCTTCTCCATAAGGGCTTCCTGGCCAGTAGGGTCGGGTGGGATCTTCCTGGGAACAAATGGCTGGAAAATCAAAGAGATATAACCGATTACCGAGGTTTATTCCGTCTACCTTGCGGTTCATAGTTCCCCATTCCTCAAATCCCCAGTTGTTCTCGTTGTTGCCACACCAGATTACTATTGCAGGATGCCAGCGTAGGCGACGCACTACACTTTTTATTTCCTGATTGCAGAGTTCTCGGAACCAGGGGAGATGATCTGGATACTCGAGGCAGGCAAACATGAAGTCTTGCCAAACCATGATGCCCAGCTCATCGCAAGTAGAATAGAAAACCTCGTGTTCGTAAATTCCTCCTCCCCAAACCCGAAGCATGTTGATGTTAGCTTGATAGGCCATCCTGAGTAGTTTACGGTAATCTTCTTCACGGAGGGAGGGGAGGATATGTTCGGCGGGAATCCAGTTAGCTCCTTTAGCAAATACCCGTTTTCCGTTTATTTCGAAGATAAAACTTTCACCCTGGGAGTCTTTTTCTCTTACCAGCTTTACCGTGCGAAGGCCTATTTTCTTTTCTTCCCGATAAATTTCCTGCCCCTCTTTTTTTAAAATAAAAGCAAAGTGGTAAAGGTGAGGCTTGCCCAGTCCTCGGGGGTACCAGAGATGTACCTCTTTTTCGGTTATGATTCCCGAGAATTGCGTTTCTTGGTTTTTTGTAAAGGGTTTAAACTCTCCTTTCTTTTCGCCGTTTACGAGCACTTCGACACTAAATGCATTTAAAGCACCTTGAGTGTTACCTTTCAGGAATCCCTGGACTACAATGAGGGCACCTTGACGGTCATAACTTAAAAGGTAGGCAGTACAGTCGGAAAGGCGAAAGTGGGAATACTTTTCAAGGTATACTGGTTTAAAAATACCCGAGGTAGGGAGCCTGATTCCCCAATCCCAACCGTAGGAGTACTGAGCCTTACGGATGTAACCACGGATGCTTTCTTCCGGGCCTCCCAGCTTCCCATAGTTTTGCTCCAGTATTTTGGGGATTCTCACCGGTGACTTAATGTGGACCCGAATTTTATTTTGTCCCAGTTTGAGAACGTTTTTGATATTAAAGCGATATTCCATGAACATATTCTGGGTAGACCCCAGAAAGACTTCGTTCAGATACACATCAGAAAGTGTGTCTATACCCTCGAAGACCAATTCTATTTCTTCTTCCGCCATTATTTTTTCCTGGAAATCAAAGTTTTTTTCGTAAATCCAGTCTTTGTTCTCAAGTTTCCTGAAATATATCTCGTTTGTACCCTGATAGGGGTGGGGAAAAAAGCCCGCCTCAAAAAGAGACTGCTGCACCACTCCGGGCACGTTGCCCTGAAGGAGGTACTCTCCTTCAGAATCGTAAATCTTCCACTCGCCGTTTAAGCTGAATTTCATAAAGGATCACCTTTTCCTATTTTATT
This portion of the Thermatribacter velox genome encodes:
- a CDS encoding sugar-binding domain-containing protein, with the protein product MKFSLNGEWKIYDSEGEYLLQGNVPGVVQQSLFEAGFFPHPYQGTNEIYFRKLENKDWIYEKNFDFQEKIMAEEEIELVFEGIDTLSDVYLNEVFLGSTQNMFMEYRFNIKNVLKLGQNKIRVHIKSPVRIPKILEQNYGKLGGPEESIRGYIRKAQYSYGWDWGIRLPTSGIFKPVYLEKYSHFRLSDCTAYLLSYDRQGALIVVQGFLKGNTQGALNAFSVEVLVNGEKKGEFKPFTKNQETQFSGIITEKEVHLWYPRGLGKPHLYHFAFILKKEGQEIYREEKKIGLRTVKLVREKDSQGESFIFEINGKRVFAKGANWIPAEHILPSLREEDYRKLLRMAYQANINMLRVWGGGIYEHEVFYSTCDELGIMVWQDFMFACLEYPDHLPWFRELCNQEIKSVVRRLRWHPAIVIWCGNNENNWGFEEWGTMNRKVDGINLGNRLYLFDFPAICSQEDPTRPYWPGSPYGEDRANSTHSGDHHAWEVWSKWQNYEYYTQNDGRFISEFGFQAFPHRKTVDFFATRKEQDIFHPVIMAHQKQEEGMERIVRFIVSQFGLIKDFDTILYLSQINQAEAIKSGVEHWRSRKYLTSGTLFWQFNDSWPVISWSAIDYFGRPKALYYYTKRFFAEILPLIKYHKASRRAGIFVVSDYQELLPATLEFSVFTTSGAQVIHREYHITLPRDGVLPVDEFEVSEPQKWIAFLRVNVKDNIYSNYKTFAPYRDMKLEDPGISFVHQNGILQLTSGKNPALGVEIITEDDELLSDNFIFLEPGESKVIPVKSKIHTIKSMYDYLNG